A region of Cataglyphis hispanica isolate Lineage 1 chromosome 6, ULB_Chis1_1.0, whole genome shotgun sequence DNA encodes the following proteins:
- the LOC126850426 gene encoding cholinephosphotransferase 1 isoform X4, translated as MSTGMQFYKEKLLSPGQLKRLSEHKYSCTSKSLLDGLLQPWWDWLVSKVPLWLAPNLITVLGLIVNIVTTLILVYYSPDARAEAPRWACFLCALGLFIYQSLDAIDGKQARRTGTSTPLGELFDHGCDSISTVFVALSACIAVQLGYYPMWMFFQCFCAMTLFYCAHWQTYVSGSLRFGKVDVTEAQFTIITIHLISAIFGPEIWMMEIPFLDGFMFKYLLGVMTVVCALANLYSIFSVIFTGGVGKNGSTVAGTSVLSPIIPFSFVIVPAFIIYRKSAEHVYENHPALYILAFGMVAAKVTNRLVVAHMTKNEMQYLDSSLIGPAMLFLNQYFNFFIKEYYVLWLCFIWVTLDLFRYSAQVCLEICDHMKIKLFRIPCDHHTSTSQISNIAEKNVHMMVEEEPLLDEEHHYGSDTTVDL; from the exons ATGTCCACAGGTATGCAGTTCTACAAGGAGAAGCTGCTGTCGCCCGGCCAGCTGAAACGATTGAGCGAGCACAAGTACAGTTGCACGAGCAAGAGCCTCCTGGATGGCCTCTTGCAACCCTGGTGGGACTGGCTTGTCAGCAAGGTGCCGCTTTGGCTCGCGCCGAATCTCATCACCGTGCTCGGGCTCATCGTCAACATCGTCACCACTCTGATCCTCGTCTACTACAGCCCGGACGCGAGAGCCGAG gcaCCTAGATGGGCATGTTTTTTATGTGCACTTggtctatttatatatcagaGTTTAGATGCTATCGATGGTAAACAGGCTAGGAGAACTGGCACATCTACACCCTTGGGAGAATTATTTGATCATGGATGTGATTCGATATCGACAG tgtTTGTTGCTTTGTCAGCATGTATAGCGGTACAATTAGGATATTATCCAATGTGGATGTTTTTCCAGTGTTTCTGTGCAATGACACTATTCTATTGTGCTCATTGGCAAACCTATGTTTCag gTTCCTTGAGATTTGGAAAAGTGGATGTAACGGAAGCACAATTTACTATCATAACTATTCATCTGATTTCCGCTATCTTTGGCCCAGAGATCTGGATGATGGAG ATACCATTTTTAGATggttttatgtttaaatatttattaggaGTTATGACAGTGGTGTGTGCACTggcaaatttatattccatattttcGGTGATTTTCACCGGAGGAGTGGGCAAGAATGGTTCCACTGTGGCT ggAACATCCGTCTTGTCGCCAATTATACCATTTAGTTTCGTGATAGTACcagcttttataatatatagaaaaagtgCTGAGCACGTCTATGAAAATCATCCAGCCTTGTACATACTTGCGTTTGGGATGGTTGCAGCCAAAGTTACCAACAGATTAGtg GTTGCTCATATGACCAAAAATGAGATGCAATATTTGGACAGTTCCCTGATCGGTCCAGCTATGCTGTTcctcaatcaatattttaattttttcatcaaagagtATTATGTTCTTTGGCTGTGTTTT aTCTGGGTTACTCTGGATCTCTTTCGGTATAGTGCTCAAGTGTGTCTTGAAATATGTGATCACATGAAGATTAAGTTATTCAGGATACCATGCGACCATCATACAAGCACTAGCCAGATTTCTAACATCGCTGAGAAAAATG TTCACATGATGGTGGAGGAAGAGCCGCTATTAGACGAGGAACATCATTACGGATCTGATACGACTGTCGACCTCTAA
- the LOC126850426 gene encoding cholinephosphotransferase 1 isoform X3 → MSTGMQFYKEKLLSPGQLKRLSEHKYSCTSKSLLDGLLQPWWDWLVSKVPLWLAPNLITVLGLIVNIVTTLILVYYSPDARAEAPRWACFLCALGLFIYQSLDAIDGKQARRTGTSTPLGELFDHGCDSISTVFVALSACIAVQLGYYPMWMFFQCFCAMTLFYCAHWQTYVSGSLRFGKVDVTEAQFTIITIHLISAIFGPEIWMMEIPVLGVGTLNNYIAVIFYAGYVQVFLEFCKVFESGGIGKNGSTIAGTSVLSPIIPFSFVIVPAFIIYRKSAEHVYENHPALYILAFGMVAAKVTNRLVVAHMTKNEMQYLDSSLIGPAMLFLNQYFNFFIKEYYVLWLCFIWVTLDLFRYSAQVCLEICDHMKIKLFRIPCDHHTSTSQISNIAEKNVHMMVEEEPLLDEEHHYGSDTTVDL, encoded by the exons ATGTCCACAGGTATGCAGTTCTACAAGGAGAAGCTGCTGTCGCCCGGCCAGCTGAAACGATTGAGCGAGCACAAGTACAGTTGCACGAGCAAGAGCCTCCTGGATGGCCTCTTGCAACCCTGGTGGGACTGGCTTGTCAGCAAGGTGCCGCTTTGGCTCGCGCCGAATCTCATCACCGTGCTCGGGCTCATCGTCAACATCGTCACCACTCTGATCCTCGTCTACTACAGCCCGGACGCGAGAGCCGAG gcaCCTAGATGGGCATGTTTTTTATGTGCACTTggtctatttatatatcagaGTTTAGATGCTATCGATGGTAAACAGGCTAGGAGAACTGGCACATCTACACCCTTGGGAGAATTATTTGATCATGGATGTGATTCGATATCGACAG tgtTTGTTGCTTTGTCAGCATGTATAGCGGTACAATTAGGATATTATCCAATGTGGATGTTTTTCCAGTGTTTCTGTGCAATGACACTATTCTATTGTGCTCATTGGCAAACCTATGTTTCag gTTCCTTGAGATTTGGAAAAGTGGATGTAACGGAAGCACAATTTACTATCATAACTATTCATCTGATTTCCGCTATCTTTGGCCCAGAGATCTGGATGATGGAG ATCCCTGTGCTCGGTGTAGGCACACTCAATAACTACATAGCAGTGATCTTTTATGCAGGCTACGTTCAGGTGTTCCTTGAATTCTGTAAAGTCTTTGAATCTGGTGGGATTGGAAAAAATGGTTCCACAATTGCA ggAACATCCGTCTTGTCGCCAATTATACCATTTAGTTTCGTGATAGTACcagcttttataatatatagaaaaagtgCTGAGCACGTCTATGAAAATCATCCAGCCTTGTACATACTTGCGTTTGGGATGGTTGCAGCCAAAGTTACCAACAGATTAGtg GTTGCTCATATGACCAAAAATGAGATGCAATATTTGGACAGTTCCCTGATCGGTCCAGCTATGCTGTTcctcaatcaatattttaattttttcatcaaagagtATTATGTTCTTTGGCTGTGTTTT aTCTGGGTTACTCTGGATCTCTTTCGGTATAGTGCTCAAGTGTGTCTTGAAATATGTGATCACATGAAGATTAAGTTATTCAGGATACCATGCGACCATCATACAAGCACTAGCCAGATTTCTAACATCGCTGAGAAAAATG TTCACATGATGGTGGAGGAAGAGCCGCTATTAGACGAGGAACATCATTACGGATCTGATACGACTGTCGACCTCTAA
- the LOC126850426 gene encoding cholinephosphotransferase 1 isoform X1 has protein sequence MSTGMQFYKEKLLSPGQLKRLSEHKYSCTSKSLLDGLLQPWWDWLVSKVPLWLAPNLITVLGLIVNIVTTLILVYYSPDARAEAPRWACFLCALGLFIYQSLDAIDGKQARRTGTSTPLGELFDHGCDSISTVFVALSACIAVQLGYYPMWMFFQCFCAMTLFYCAHWQTYVSGSLRFGKVDVTEAQFTIITIHLISAIFGPEIWMMEIPVLGVGTLNNYIAVIFYAGYVQVFLEFCKVFESGGIGKNGSTIALPYTGIEVKVFPLWAAVGIAILLAQSSISVILAGGVGKNGSTVAGTSVLSPIIPFSFVIVPAFIIYRKSAEHVYENHPALYILAFGMVAAKVTNRLVVAHMTKNEMQYLDSSLIGPAMLFLNQYFNFFIKEYYVLWLCFIWVTLDLFRYSAQVCLEICDHMKIKLFRIPCDHHTSTSQISNIAEKNVHMMVEEEPLLDEEHHYGSDTTVDL, from the exons ATGTCCACAGGTATGCAGTTCTACAAGGAGAAGCTGCTGTCGCCCGGCCAGCTGAAACGATTGAGCGAGCACAAGTACAGTTGCACGAGCAAGAGCCTCCTGGATGGCCTCTTGCAACCCTGGTGGGACTGGCTTGTCAGCAAGGTGCCGCTTTGGCTCGCGCCGAATCTCATCACCGTGCTCGGGCTCATCGTCAACATCGTCACCACTCTGATCCTCGTCTACTACAGCCCGGACGCGAGAGCCGAG gcaCCTAGATGGGCATGTTTTTTATGTGCACTTggtctatttatatatcagaGTTTAGATGCTATCGATGGTAAACAGGCTAGGAGAACTGGCACATCTACACCCTTGGGAGAATTATTTGATCATGGATGTGATTCGATATCGACAG tgtTTGTTGCTTTGTCAGCATGTATAGCGGTACAATTAGGATATTATCCAATGTGGATGTTTTTCCAGTGTTTCTGTGCAATGACACTATTCTATTGTGCTCATTGGCAAACCTATGTTTCag gTTCCTTGAGATTTGGAAAAGTGGATGTAACGGAAGCACAATTTACTATCATAACTATTCATCTGATTTCCGCTATCTTTGGCCCAGAGATCTGGATGATGGAG ATCCCTGTGCTCGGTGTAGGCACACTCAATAACTACATAGCAGTGATCTTTTATGCAGGCTACGTTCAGGTGTTCCTTGAATTCTGTAAAGTCTTTGAATCTGGTGGGATTGGAAAAAATGGTTCCACAATTGCA TTGCCATACACTGGCATAGAGGTGAAGGTGTTTCCATTATGGGCTGCTGTGGGCATCGCTATTTTACTTGCACAGAGCAGCATATCCGTCATTCTCGCCGGTGGTGTCGGAAAAAATGGCTCCACCGTCGCA ggAACATCCGTCTTGTCGCCAATTATACCATTTAGTTTCGTGATAGTACcagcttttataatatatagaaaaagtgCTGAGCACGTCTATGAAAATCATCCAGCCTTGTACATACTTGCGTTTGGGATGGTTGCAGCCAAAGTTACCAACAGATTAGtg GTTGCTCATATGACCAAAAATGAGATGCAATATTTGGACAGTTCCCTGATCGGTCCAGCTATGCTGTTcctcaatcaatattttaattttttcatcaaagagtATTATGTTCTTTGGCTGTGTTTT aTCTGGGTTACTCTGGATCTCTTTCGGTATAGTGCTCAAGTGTGTCTTGAAATATGTGATCACATGAAGATTAAGTTATTCAGGATACCATGCGACCATCATACAAGCACTAGCCAGATTTCTAACATCGCTGAGAAAAATG TTCACATGATGGTGGAGGAAGAGCCGCTATTAGACGAGGAACATCATTACGGATCTGATACGACTGTCGACCTCTAA
- the LOC126850426 gene encoding cholinephosphotransferase 1 isoform X2 yields the protein MSTGMQFYKEKLLSPGQLKRLSEHKYSCTSKSLLDGLLQPWWDWLVSKVPLWLAPNLITVLGLIVNIVTTLILVYYSPDARAEAPRWACFLCALGLFIYQSLDAIDGKQARRTGTSTPLGELFDHGCDSISTVFVALSACIAVQLGYYPMWMFFQCFCAMTLFYCAHWQTYVSGSLRFGKVDVTEAQFTIITIHLISAIFGPEIWMMEIPVLGVGTLNNYIAVIFYAGYVQVFLEFCKVFESGGIGKNGSTIALPYTGIEVKVFPLWAAVGIAILLAQSSISVILAGGVGKNGSTVAGTSVLSPIIPFSFVIVPAFIIYRKSAEHVYENHPALYILAFGMVAAKVTNRLVVAHMTKNEMQYLDSSLIGPAMLFLNQYFNFFIKEYYVLWLCFIWVTLDLFRYSAQVCLEICDHMKIKLFRIPCDHHTSTSQISNIAEKNGREIRCTPK from the exons ATGTCCACAGGTATGCAGTTCTACAAGGAGAAGCTGCTGTCGCCCGGCCAGCTGAAACGATTGAGCGAGCACAAGTACAGTTGCACGAGCAAGAGCCTCCTGGATGGCCTCTTGCAACCCTGGTGGGACTGGCTTGTCAGCAAGGTGCCGCTTTGGCTCGCGCCGAATCTCATCACCGTGCTCGGGCTCATCGTCAACATCGTCACCACTCTGATCCTCGTCTACTACAGCCCGGACGCGAGAGCCGAG gcaCCTAGATGGGCATGTTTTTTATGTGCACTTggtctatttatatatcagaGTTTAGATGCTATCGATGGTAAACAGGCTAGGAGAACTGGCACATCTACACCCTTGGGAGAATTATTTGATCATGGATGTGATTCGATATCGACAG tgtTTGTTGCTTTGTCAGCATGTATAGCGGTACAATTAGGATATTATCCAATGTGGATGTTTTTCCAGTGTTTCTGTGCAATGACACTATTCTATTGTGCTCATTGGCAAACCTATGTTTCag gTTCCTTGAGATTTGGAAAAGTGGATGTAACGGAAGCACAATTTACTATCATAACTATTCATCTGATTTCCGCTATCTTTGGCCCAGAGATCTGGATGATGGAG ATCCCTGTGCTCGGTGTAGGCACACTCAATAACTACATAGCAGTGATCTTTTATGCAGGCTACGTTCAGGTGTTCCTTGAATTCTGTAAAGTCTTTGAATCTGGTGGGATTGGAAAAAATGGTTCCACAATTGCA TTGCCATACACTGGCATAGAGGTGAAGGTGTTTCCATTATGGGCTGCTGTGGGCATCGCTATTTTACTTGCACAGAGCAGCATATCCGTCATTCTCGCCGGTGGTGTCGGAAAAAATGGCTCCACCGTCGCA ggAACATCCGTCTTGTCGCCAATTATACCATTTAGTTTCGTGATAGTACcagcttttataatatatagaaaaagtgCTGAGCACGTCTATGAAAATCATCCAGCCTTGTACATACTTGCGTTTGGGATGGTTGCAGCCAAAGTTACCAACAGATTAGtg GTTGCTCATATGACCAAAAATGAGATGCAATATTTGGACAGTTCCCTGATCGGTCCAGCTATGCTGTTcctcaatcaatattttaattttttcatcaaagagtATTATGTTCTTTGGCTGTGTTTT aTCTGGGTTACTCTGGATCTCTTTCGGTATAGTGCTCAAGTGTGTCTTGAAATATGTGATCACATGAAGATTAAGTTATTCAGGATACCATGCGACCATCATACAAGCACTAGCCAGATTTCTAACATCGCTGAGAAAAATG GAAGAGAAATACGGTGTACACCTAAATGA
- the LOC126850426 gene encoding cholinephosphotransferase 1 isoform X5 encodes MSTGMQFYKEKLLSPGQLKRLSEHKYSCTSKSLLDGLLQPWWDWLVSKVPLWLAPNLITVLGLIVNIVTTLILVYYSPDARAEAPRWACFLCALGLFIYQSLDAIDGKQARRTGTSTPLGELFDHGCDSISTVFVALSACIAVQLGYYPMWMFFQCFCAMTLFYCAHWQTYVSGSLRFGKVDVTEAQFTIITIHLISAIFGPEIWMMELPYTGIEVKVFPLWAAVGIAILLAQSSISVILAGGVGKNGSTVAGTSVLSPIIPFSFVIVPAFIIYRKSAEHVYENHPALYILAFGMVAAKVTNRLVVAHMTKNEMQYLDSSLIGPAMLFLNQYFNFFIKEYYVLWLCFIWVTLDLFRYSAQVCLEICDHMKIKLFRIPCDHHTSTSQISNIAEKNVHMMVEEEPLLDEEHHYGSDTTVDL; translated from the exons ATGTCCACAGGTATGCAGTTCTACAAGGAGAAGCTGCTGTCGCCCGGCCAGCTGAAACGATTGAGCGAGCACAAGTACAGTTGCACGAGCAAGAGCCTCCTGGATGGCCTCTTGCAACCCTGGTGGGACTGGCTTGTCAGCAAGGTGCCGCTTTGGCTCGCGCCGAATCTCATCACCGTGCTCGGGCTCATCGTCAACATCGTCACCACTCTGATCCTCGTCTACTACAGCCCGGACGCGAGAGCCGAG gcaCCTAGATGGGCATGTTTTTTATGTGCACTTggtctatttatatatcagaGTTTAGATGCTATCGATGGTAAACAGGCTAGGAGAACTGGCACATCTACACCCTTGGGAGAATTATTTGATCATGGATGTGATTCGATATCGACAG tgtTTGTTGCTTTGTCAGCATGTATAGCGGTACAATTAGGATATTATCCAATGTGGATGTTTTTCCAGTGTTTCTGTGCAATGACACTATTCTATTGTGCTCATTGGCAAACCTATGTTTCag gTTCCTTGAGATTTGGAAAAGTGGATGTAACGGAAGCACAATTTACTATCATAACTATTCATCTGATTTCCGCTATCTTTGGCCCAGAGATCTGGATGATGGAG TTGCCATACACTGGCATAGAGGTGAAGGTGTTTCCATTATGGGCTGCTGTGGGCATCGCTATTTTACTTGCACAGAGCAGCATATCCGTCATTCTCGCCGGTGGTGTCGGAAAAAATGGCTCCACCGTCGCA ggAACATCCGTCTTGTCGCCAATTATACCATTTAGTTTCGTGATAGTACcagcttttataatatatagaaaaagtgCTGAGCACGTCTATGAAAATCATCCAGCCTTGTACATACTTGCGTTTGGGATGGTTGCAGCCAAAGTTACCAACAGATTAGtg GTTGCTCATATGACCAAAAATGAGATGCAATATTTGGACAGTTCCCTGATCGGTCCAGCTATGCTGTTcctcaatcaatattttaattttttcatcaaagagtATTATGTTCTTTGGCTGTGTTTT aTCTGGGTTACTCTGGATCTCTTTCGGTATAGTGCTCAAGTGTGTCTTGAAATATGTGATCACATGAAGATTAAGTTATTCAGGATACCATGCGACCATCATACAAGCACTAGCCAGATTTCTAACATCGCTGAGAAAAATG TTCACATGATGGTGGAGGAAGAGCCGCTATTAGACGAGGAACATCATTACGGATCTGATACGACTGTCGACCTCTAA
- the LOC126850426 gene encoding choline/ethanolaminephosphotransferase 1 isoform X6, which yields MSTGMQFYKEKLLSPGQLKRLSEHKYSCTSKSLLDGLLQPWWDWLVSKVPLWLAPNLITVLGLIVNIVTTLILVYYSPDARAEAPRWACFLCALGLFIYQSLDAIDGKQARRTGTSTPLGELFDHGCDSISTVFVALSACIAVQLGYYPMWMFFQCFCAMTLFYCAHWQTYVSGSLRFGKVDVTEAQFTIITIHLISAIFGPEIWMMEIPFLDGFMFKYLLGVMTVVCALANLYSIFSVIFTGGVGKNGSTVAIPVLGVGTLNNYIAVIFYAGYVQVFLEFCKVFESGGIGKNGSTIALPYTGIEVKVFPLWAAVGIAILLAQSSISVILAGGVGKNGSTVAGTSVLSPIIPFSFVIVPAFIIYRKSAEHVYENHPALYILAFGMVAAKVTNRLVVAHMTKNEMQYLDSSLIGPAMLFLNQYFNFFIKEYYVLWLCFIWVTLDLFRYSAQVCLEICDHMKIKLFRIPCDHHTSTSQISNIAEKNVHMMVEEEPLLDEEHHYGSDTTVDL from the exons ATGTCCACAGGTATGCAGTTCTACAAGGAGAAGCTGCTGTCGCCCGGCCAGCTGAAACGATTGAGCGAGCACAAGTACAGTTGCACGAGCAAGAGCCTCCTGGATGGCCTCTTGCAACCCTGGTGGGACTGGCTTGTCAGCAAGGTGCCGCTTTGGCTCGCGCCGAATCTCATCACCGTGCTCGGGCTCATCGTCAACATCGTCACCACTCTGATCCTCGTCTACTACAGCCCGGACGCGAGAGCCGAG gcaCCTAGATGGGCATGTTTTTTATGTGCACTTggtctatttatatatcagaGTTTAGATGCTATCGATGGTAAACAGGCTAGGAGAACTGGCACATCTACACCCTTGGGAGAATTATTTGATCATGGATGTGATTCGATATCGACAG tgtTTGTTGCTTTGTCAGCATGTATAGCGGTACAATTAGGATATTATCCAATGTGGATGTTTTTCCAGTGTTTCTGTGCAATGACACTATTCTATTGTGCTCATTGGCAAACCTATGTTTCag gTTCCTTGAGATTTGGAAAAGTGGATGTAACGGAAGCACAATTTACTATCATAACTATTCATCTGATTTCCGCTATCTTTGGCCCAGAGATCTGGATGATGGAG ATACCATTTTTAGATggttttatgtttaaatatttattaggaGTTATGACAGTGGTGTGTGCACTggcaaatttatattccatattttcGGTGATTTTCACCGGAGGAGTGGGCAAGAATGGTTCCACTGTGGCT ATCCCTGTGCTCGGTGTAGGCACACTCAATAACTACATAGCAGTGATCTTTTATGCAGGCTACGTTCAGGTGTTCCTTGAATTCTGTAAAGTCTTTGAATCTGGTGGGATTGGAAAAAATGGTTCCACAATTGCA TTGCCATACACTGGCATAGAGGTGAAGGTGTTTCCATTATGGGCTGCTGTGGGCATCGCTATTTTACTTGCACAGAGCAGCATATCCGTCATTCTCGCCGGTGGTGTCGGAAAAAATGGCTCCACCGTCGCA ggAACATCCGTCTTGTCGCCAATTATACCATTTAGTTTCGTGATAGTACcagcttttataatatatagaaaaagtgCTGAGCACGTCTATGAAAATCATCCAGCCTTGTACATACTTGCGTTTGGGATGGTTGCAGCCAAAGTTACCAACAGATTAGtg GTTGCTCATATGACCAAAAATGAGATGCAATATTTGGACAGTTCCCTGATCGGTCCAGCTATGCTGTTcctcaatcaatattttaattttttcatcaaagagtATTATGTTCTTTGGCTGTGTTTT aTCTGGGTTACTCTGGATCTCTTTCGGTATAGTGCTCAAGTGTGTCTTGAAATATGTGATCACATGAAGATTAAGTTATTCAGGATACCATGCGACCATCATACAAGCACTAGCCAGATTTCTAACATCGCTGAGAAAAATG TTCACATGATGGTGGAGGAAGAGCCGCTATTAGACGAGGAACATCATTACGGATCTGATACGACTGTCGACCTCTAA
- the LOC126850433 gene encoding 39S ribosomal protein L21, mitochondrial → MATLLSFSRLFHYAATNCLRRMTPIAICKQCYPGLRLWETPVAEYRTAKPPWMREVPDYQTEVQEWNEEKDKICADVTNEINNQVAMDKIGRMFAVVQVCGKQFKVTENDIIIIEGFWPPNIGDRLKLEKVLLVGNTDFTLVGRPLLNRELISVDATVIEKTLSHTKTRFRFRKRKQYRRINFFRIQHTMLRINCININGNIDEKKEVEGLDRVY, encoded by the exons ATGGCAACTTTACTTAGTTTTTCAAGACTTTTTCATTACGCGGCGACTAATTGTTTGAGAAGAATGACACCGATCGCAATTTGCAAGCAATGTTATCCGG gattaAGATTATGGGAGACACCAGTAGCAGAATATCGAACAGCTAAGCCACCATGGATGAGAGAAGTTCCAGATTATCAAACAGAAGTGCAGGAGTGGaatgaagagaaagataaaatatgcgCTG ATGTGacaaatgaaatcaataatcaaGTAGCAATGGACAAGATCGGACGTATGTTTGCGGTTGTACAAGTATGTGGAAAACAGTTCAAAGTAACGGAAAACgacattatcattattgaagGATTCTGGCCACCAAATATAGGCGATCGTTTGAAGCTGGAGAAAGTATTGCTCGTTGGAAATACCGATTTCACTCTTGTAGGAAGACCGCTCTTAAACAGAGAACTAATTTCGGTCGATGCAACAGTTATTGAGAAAACTTTATCTCACACAAAAACTCGCTTTAGGTTTCGAAAGAGGAAACAATATCGCCGTATAAATT tcttCAGAATACAGCATACAATGCTACGAATTAactgcataaatataaatggaaaCATCGACGAAAAGAAAGAAGTTGAAGGATTAGATAGAgtgtattaa